TCGGAGCGGAAGGCGGTCACTCTCACCTTAAGCTCCGAGAGCGGCGTATATATCTGATCCCAATAGTCTATCGGCCTGTCGAGAGGCAGAGTGAACTCGTCCTCGTAAGGCGAACCGTCGCGCGGGACGGCGGCGAGGACGAGCCTGCATTTCCAGTTATTGGGAGCAGACGTGAGATATTCGGGCATTTCCTACTTGCCGGCTTCCTCCACGCACTTCTTGGTGTCGCGCGCTATAGCCATCTCTTCGTCGGTCGGGACGACCATGACGGTGACTTTCGAGTCGGGGGCGCTGATGACGACTTCTTTGCCGCGGCAGTTGTTCTTTTCCGCGTCGAACTTGATGCCCATGAACTCCATGTCCTTGCAGACGGCCTCGCGGAAGGTGATGCCGTTCTCGCCGATGCCGGCGGTGAAGACGACCACATCGACTCCGCCCATCTCCGCGGCGTAGGAGGCTATGTACTTCTTGACGCCGGTGATGAGGATGTCCTGAGCTATCTTGGAGCGCTCGCAGCCCTTTTCGGCGGCTTCTTCGACGTCGCGGAGGTCGCTCGAAACGCCGGAGACTCCGAGGAGGCCGGACTTCTTGTGTACGACTTCGCTGACCTTCTCGGCGTCGCCGAGCTTCTCCATAAGCGTGATCATGACGAGCGGGTCCACGTTGCCGCTGCGCGTGCCCATGAGAAGGCCTTCACCGGTGCCCATGCCCATCGACGTATCGACGCATTTGCCGCCGTCCACCGCGGTGATGGAGCTTCCGTTGCCGAGGTGGCAGGTCACTATCTTGAGGTCCTTTATGTCCTTGCCGAGTATTTCGGCGGCTCTGTGGGCGACGTAGCCGTGGCTCGTGCCGTGGAAGCCGTAGCGGCGGATGCGGTCCTTCTCATAATACTCGTAGGGAATGCCGTAGATGTAGGCCTTGGGCGGCATCGTCTGATGGAAGGCCGTGTCGAAGACGACGACGTTCGGCTTGTCGGGGAGGACGTCCATGACGGCCTTGAGGCCCATGAGGTTCGCGGGGTTGTGCAGCGGCGCGAGCGGGATGACCTCTTCGATGCCTTTGACGACTTCGGGCGTGACGAGGACGGACTTCGTGAACTTCTCTCCGCCGTGGACTATGCGGTGGCCTGTCGCGCCGAGTTCGTCGAGGCTCTTGAGCACGCCGAACTCGGGATCGACGAGGATGTCGAGGACGTACTTGATCGCCGCCGAGTGGTCGGGGAAGGGGACTTCGCGCGTTACGGCGTCGAGGCCGGTCTTCGTGTGCTTGATGCGCGAGCCTTCGATGCCTATGCGCTCGACGAGGCCCTTGGCGAGGACCTTCTCTCCGTCCATGTCGATGAGCTGATACTTCAGCGAAGAGCTTCCGCAGTTGAGAACAAGGATTTTCATTAGAACTGGATTGCCTCCCTTAAATTATCGCACCGCCGCTGTGTTATCCTATAAAGGAAAGGACGGTGAAAAACTTTATGCTATATCCCGTAATCGGGATCGTCGCCGAATACAACCCCTTCCACAAAGGGCATCTGCTGCATATCGCCAAGGCCCGCGAAGCGTGCGGCGCGTGCGCCGTAGTCGCGGCGCTCTCGTCGGACTTCGTCCAGCGCGGCGAGCCCGCGCTCGCCGACAAATGGACGCGCGCCGAAGCCGCGCTCGCATGCGGAGCCGATCTGGTTCTTGAGCTTCCCGCCGTCTTCTCGGCCCATAACGCCGGCGTCTTCGCGAACGGCGCTGTGGACATACTCGCCGCAGCCCGCGCCGTCACGCACATTTCGTTCGGCGCTGAAAGCCCGGACTGTCTGACAGACGGTATCGTTGATATGATACTCGAAGAGCCCGAGCCTTTCAAGCAGTCGCTGAAAAAACATCTCGAAGAGGGACTGTCCTTCGTCGAAGCGCGCGCTCGCGCCGCGGACGAACTGATCCCCGGCAGCGGGCGCGTGCTCGCAGGCAGCAACAACACGCTCGCGCTCGCCTACATGGCGCGTATAAAGAAAAAAAATTACGCGCTCGCGCCGCTTCCGGTAAAACGCGCGGGCGCGGCCTACAACAGCGCGGAGCTTGAGGAAATATCGAGCGCGACGGCGATCCGCGCCGCGCTGCGAGACGGCAGGACGGAAGATGCGCTCGCCGCCGTTCCCGAACCTTCGGCACGGATCATAAAACGCGAACTCGAAGCCGGGCGCTTATGCATAAACTACGAAAATTACTGGAGGCTGCTGCGCGCCGCTCTGCTCCGCTCGTCGCCGGAGGAGCTGCGCGCGCTCGCCGAAATCTCGGAGGGCATAGAATACAGGCTGCGCGAGGCCGCGCTATCCGCGCGGAGTTTCGAGGAGTGGACGGACGCCTGCACCTCGAAGCGCTACCCCGCGGGGCGCATCCGCCGCGCCGCCGTACACATCGCGCTCGGCTTCGGCCACTGGTTCAACCGCGCGGCGCAGCGCCTCGGCCCTCCGTACATAAGGCCGCTCGCGATGAACGGGACGGGGCGCGCGCTTCTGCACGAAATGAAAAAAAAAGCCGCGCTCCCGATAGTCACGACCTATGGACAGGCGGCGCGCGTCTCGCCATACGCCGCCGAGTGCGCGAGATTCGAGCAGCTAACCTGCGAGCTGTGGGAGGAGCTCGTGCGGTGCGGGCGCTTAGGCGAAGAGCACAAGCGCCGCGTGATCATGCTCTGACGGCGCGCCGCCCGCACTGGACGAAAATGGGGAGGCCGCGAAGGTCTCCCCGTTTCCGTAAATTTCACAAAAATCAGCCGCTTATGCGGCCGCCGGTATAATCATTTAACTAACAACACGTAATGATTGGATTTGCCGTCGTTCCGCGCTTTGACGCCGCGCGCAGTCCGCGTGAGCGGACATTGAAAATCTTCGCAGAGCGCGGCTGACGCCCGATGAGACTGGACGGGCCCCGCCGGGTACGTTTCACGGCGGACGCGGAATCACGCGGCTTTTGATTCACGGGCGCCGCGGTATTTGAATACGCCGGATGCCTAGCCAAGCCGGTCATTACAACCCTTTGTTATCTTTTATAAGTTAAATAATTATAATTTCAGCCCGTTCGCGGAACGATAGCAGCCGCGCAAATCTCACGCGCGGCCAGTTCGTCGGAAGCTTCACGGGGCAGAAGGATTCCCCCGGTCAGAAGCGTTTGCGGCCCGCGCGCGACGCGGCGAAGAACGCAACTGCGGCAAGCGCCG
The sequence above is drawn from the Cloacibacillus sp. An23 genome and encodes:
- a CDS encoding acetate kinase; amino-acid sequence: MKILVLNCGSSSLKYQLIDMDGEKVLAKGLVERIGIEGSRIKHTKTGLDAVTREVPFPDHSAAIKYVLDILVDPEFGVLKSLDELGATGHRIVHGGEKFTKSVLVTPEVVKGIEEVIPLAPLHNPANLMGLKAVMDVLPDKPNVVVFDTAFHQTMPPKAYIYGIPYEYYEKDRIRRYGFHGTSHGYVAHRAAEILGKDIKDLKIVTCHLGNGSSITAVDGGKCVDTSMGMGTGEGLLMGTRSGNVDPLVMITLMEKLGDAEKVSEVVHKKSGLLGVSGVSSDLRDVEEAAEKGCERSKIAQDILITGVKKYIASYAAEMGGVDVVVFTAGIGENGITFREAVCKDMEFMGIKFDAEKNNCRGKEVVISAPDSKVTVMVVPTDEEMAIARDTKKCVEEAGK
- a CDS encoding nucleotidyltransferase family protein; this translates as MLYPVIGIVAEYNPFHKGHLLHIAKAREACGACAVVAALSSDFVQRGEPALADKWTRAEAALACGADLVLELPAVFSAHNAGVFANGAVDILAAARAVTHISFGAESPDCLTDGIVDMILEEPEPFKQSLKKHLEEGLSFVEARARAADELIPGSGRVLAGSNNTLALAYMARIKKKNYALAPLPVKRAGAAYNSAELEEISSATAIRAALRDGRTEDALAAVPEPSARIIKRELEAGRLCINYENYWRLLRAALLRSSPEELRALAEISEGIEYRLREAALSARSFEEWTDACTSKRYPAGRIRRAAVHIALGFGHWFNRAAQRLGPPYIRPLAMNGTGRALLHEMKKKAALPIVTTYGQAARVSPYAAECARFEQLTCELWEELVRCGRLGEEHKRRVIML